A stretch of Chaetodon auriga isolate fChaAug3 chromosome 21, fChaAug3.hap1, whole genome shotgun sequence DNA encodes these proteins:
- the timm21 gene encoding mitochondrial import inner membrane translocase subunit Tim21, translating into MAYTQILKALHRNLQQTATQYSVQKCLLVHTHRTVSTVSRLTFHRGVEPPSSVFPALSCFIQAQTRRSISLDSTARNQRSPEERDKSVSRYQSGSPTPSGAKRVKAAGRDFIYLIVVLVGLGVTGGLLYVVFEELFSASSPNKIYGKAFNKVKLDPEVIGAFGEPIKCYGETTRRGRRQQVRHLEYLKDGLKHMQLKFYIEGSEPGLKGTVHSESKENPETGKYEFRYIFVEIDTYPRRTIVVEDNR; encoded by the exons ATGGCTTATACGCAGATATTGAAAGCTCTGCACCGGAATCTGCAGCAGACTGCCACACAGTACTCCGTGCAGAAATGCTTgctcgtccacacacacaggacagtgtCGACAGTATCGAGACTGACCTTCCACAGAGGAGTCGAGCCTCCTTCGTCCGTTTTCCCAGCTTTGAGCTGCTTCATTCAGGCACAGACACGGCGGAGTATTTCGCTCGACTCCACAGCCAGAAACCAAAGGAGCCCCGAGGAGAGAGACAAGTCAGTTTCCAGGTATCAGAGTGGGAGCCCAACGCCTTCAGGTGCAAAAAGAG TGAAAGCAGCGGGCAGAGACTTCATCTACTTGATAGTTGTCCTCGTTGGGCTGGGAGTGACAG gaggGCTGTTATATGTGGTGTTTGAGGAGCTGTTTTCTGCCTCAAGTCCAAATAAAATCTATGGGAAAGCCTTCAACAAAGTCAAGTTAGACCCAGAG GTGATCGGTGCATTTGGGGAGCCAATCAAGTGTTATGGGGAGACTACCCGTCGAGGAAGGAGGCAGCAAGTTAG ACATCTGGAGTACCTGAAGGACGGACTGAAGCATATGCAACTCAAGTTTTACATTGAAGGCTCTGAGCCAGGCCTCAAAGGAACTGTACACTCAGAGTCAAAAGAG AATCCTGAAACTGGAAAATATGAGTTTCGTTACATATTTGTGGAAATAGACACCTACCCAAGACGGACCATCGTTGTGGAAGACAACCGATAA